Proteins encoded within one genomic window of Solibaculum mannosilyticum:
- a CDS encoding LL-diaminopimelate aminotransferase, whose translation MATINQNYWNLKESYLFSEIASRVLSYQKAHPDAHIIRMGIGDVTLPLPPAVIDAMHKAVEEMGHAETFHGYGPEQGYHFLRQAIGDYYKQKGVCLLPEEIFISDGAKSDLGNILDILGDNSVLVTDPVYPVYVDTNKMSGRSISYAQANQQNHFLPMPDPHLTADIIYLCSPNNPTGAAYSRQQLKEWVDFANQNDSVLLFDAAYEAFVTEDLPRSIYEIEGAKTCAIEFCSFSKTAGFTGTRCGYTVVPLELVRQETSLNKLWLRRQTTKFNGVPYIVQRGAAAVFSPEGQEQVKHNIDYYRHNAQMITDTLDKLGIWYTGGKNSPYIWLKCPHDMDSWTFFDFLLENAHVVGTPGEGFGSCGEGYFRLTAFSSHEMTRTAMDRFYAILRQK comes from the coding sequence ATCAAAATTACTGGAATTTAAAAGAAAGTTATTTGTTTTCTGAAATCGCCAGCCGTGTTTTGTCCTATCAGAAAGCACATCCCGACGCCCACATCATCCGCATGGGCATCGGCGATGTCACCCTCCCCCTTCCGCCGGCGGTCATCGACGCCATGCATAAGGCGGTGGAAGAAATGGGCCACGCCGAAACCTTCCATGGTTACGGCCCTGAACAGGGCTATCATTTTCTCAGGCAAGCCATAGGGGACTATTACAAACAAAAGGGCGTGTGCCTTCTTCCGGAGGAAATCTTTATCTCCGACGGCGCCAAAAGCGACCTGGGCAATATCCTGGATATCCTGGGCGACAATAGCGTCCTGGTCACCGATCCGGTTTATCCGGTCTATGTGGACACCAACAAAATGAGTGGACGTTCCATCTCCTACGCCCAGGCTAATCAGCAAAATCACTTTCTCCCCATGCCTGATCCCCATCTGACGGCCGACATTATTTATCTCTGTTCTCCCAACAATCCCACCGGCGCGGCATACAGTCGGCAGCAACTAAAGGAGTGGGTGGACTTTGCCAATCAAAACGATTCTGTCCTTCTGTTTGACGCCGCCTATGAGGCCTTTGTCACAGAGGATCTCCCGCGCAGCATCTATGAGATCGAAGGTGCGAAAACCTGTGCCATTGAGTTCTGTTCTTTCTCCAAAACCGCCGGTTTTACAGGCACCCGGTGCGGCTACACAGTGGTACCTCTGGAACTCGTCCGGCAAGAGACCAGCCTCAATAAATTGTGGCTGCGCCGTCAAACCACCAAGTTTAACGGCGTGCCTTATATCGTTCAGCGCGGCGCTGCTGCGGTGTTCTCTCCCGAAGGACAGGAACAAGTAAAGCATAACATCGACTATTACCGTCACAACGCCCAGATGATTACCGATACGCTGGACAAACTGGGGATCTGGTATACCGGCGGCAAGAACTCCCCTTACATCTGGCTCAAATGCCCCCATGATATGGATTCCTGGACATTTTTTGATTTCCTTCTGGAAAACGCCCATGTGGTGGGCACTCCGGGAGAGGGGTTCGGATCCTGCGGCGAAGGCTACTTCCGCCTCACCGCCTTCTCATCCCACGAGATGACCCGCACGGCCATGGACCGTTTCTATGCTATCCTCCGCCAGAAATGA